TGCCGGACTGGCGCAGCGTGGATCTCGCGCCTAAGCGCCGTTCAGTCCGCCTTCCGGCGGGCGCGCAGATTGACCTGGGCGGCACGGCGAAGGGCTGGACGGCGGAGGTGATCGCCGAGCGGCTGGCCGTTCATGGTCCCTGCCTGGTGGATGCAGGTGGTGACCTCGTTGCGCGGGGCAAGCCGCAGGATCGGCCCGGCTGGGTCGTGGCCGTCGCGGAGCCGGGTACGGCGGACGACACGCCGCCGATCCTGTCCGTTGCGGTGGTCGATCAAGCCGTCGCCACCACGGGGATCGATTACCGGCGCTGGCGTCAGGGCGGCAAACTCCAGCATCACATCATCGATCCGCGCACCGGACAGCCCGCGCGCACGGACGTTGAATCGGTCACGGTAATCTGCTCAACGGCGGCGGCTGCTGAAGCCTATGCGAAAGCAATTCTGCTGCTGGGCAGCGACGCCGGTTTGGAATGGATCAATCAACAGCCCCAACATGCCGCGCTCGTCGTGCGGACGCATGGGGCGGTTATCGCCACACAGGACTTCATGACGCATACCGTGGCGCTGGCGTAGCAGCCTGTATATGGGGAGGAAAACGATGAAACGCACTGCACTGTTGTTTGCAACGATGTTTGGCATGGTGCTCGCTGCCGGCCCTGCGTTTGCCCAGGGCGGGCAGGACTATATCACACTGACCGATAGCACCCCGAGTATCGACGTTGTTGTGGCGCAGACGCCGGGCACAACGGGCGTCGTCGGGCTGGAAATGGTCGAGGCGGCGGTGCTCATGCTGGACGTAAACGGGCTGCCGGTGTTTCAGGGTGCAGATGGGCGGGTGCACCAACTCGAACTGCGCCTCGCACCGACGGCGGACACTTATACACTCTCGGCAGAGCGGCTCAGCGGCGCGTCGCAATCATACGTCCGCGTGATGTCGCAGCCCGCCTTGACCGAACCGGACCTGACGTTTGCGGTCAGTCAGTCGCAAGAGCCGCTGACGCTGTACCAATCCACCGATCTGACGCTGAACGCCAACACGCCCTCCCAGGTGATCGACGTGACCATCGCCGACGGGACGACCGGCACGGTCGAGGTGTCGTTCCCTGGCGCGGCAGTCGGCGTGGACGTCTCGGACAGCAATGGCCAGACCGTAGCATCCCTGGGCGCGGGCGCAATCGATGGTATGTCGCTCGTGCTCGATGGCGGCACCTACCGCCTGACGTTGGTGTCCGCTCAGATCGAGCAGCAAACATCCGCCAACGTCAGTGTGATGAGCGCGCTGCCTTCGACGCTGGACAGTCTGGCACTCGCGGTTGATACCCAGCCTGTCGCACAGCCTGATTCGCAGGTCGCCACCGATACCACCGCTGCCGTGGCTGATACCAACACTGTGTGTGTGTTCTCGGTAGAGGCGACTGCGGTGAACCTGCGCAGCGGCCCCGGCGAGGGCTATAGCGTGCTCGGCGTTGGCGTCAACAGCGAGCAGTTTCAGGTGGGCGGCGCGAACGCTGACGGCACCTGGGTGCTGGTCGGGGCAGCAGACGGTTCCGCGACCTGGGTGGCGCGCAGTACGGGCACGCTGCAAGGCGATTGCCAGGGCCTCGCCGTCTACGACATCCCGTCGCTGAATGCGCCGGATTCGCAGGTGACGGTTAGCCAGCCCGGCCCGTTCCGCTTCGATGAGGACGAGCACGAGGGCTTCGAGGGCCACGAAGATCACGGCTTCGAGCACGACGACTAGGCGCGCGATCTACGTCTGCGCAGTGGTGGAGCGGCTCCCCTTCGCTCGGGGGCGCTCCACTCGCTTTTAACATTCGACTGGCGGCGGCTTTTTAGCCATCTAAAGCACTCGCTCATAAGGGAAACGGCACATGGAACGCTCATCGACCTGGATGGATATCCTGTCCATTCTCCTCAGCATGCTTATCCTGGCGCTGGCAGGGGTCTGGCTATGGAACAGTAACGTATTCGACACGTCGCTGCTGGACAGCGGCAACCTGACATGGTACTTGATTCGCGCCTCCGGCACGACGGCCTTCACTTTGCTGACGTTGTCGGTGTTGTGGGGGCTGGCGATCAGTAGCGGGGTGGTGAAAAGCTGGTCGCCCGGCCCGCTGACGATGCTGCTGCACGCGTCGCTGTCGTGGCTGGCGCTGGGCTTCGCGCTGGGGCACGGCCTGCTGCTGCTGGCCGACAGCTACTTCAGCTATCGCCTGACGGATATCCTGATCCCCTTCACCGGGCCGTATCGTCCACTGGCGACCGGGCTGGGCATCGTAGTGTTCTGGATGCTGGTAATCATCACGCCCAGCTTCGCGCTTAAGAAGCGGTTGATGAGCTACCGCGCGTGGAAGCTGCTGCACTACACCAGCTACATCGCGTTCGTGCTGGCTGCCGCGCACGGCCTGACGGCGGGCACGGACGGGGGCAAGCTCGGCTTCCAGATCCTGTTCGGGGCCAGCCTGCTGGTCAGCGCGATCCTGCTGCGCTATCGCATCAAGATCCGCCAACGCCCCACCGCGCGCCGCGCGCCCGGCACCGCGAACAGCTCTGCGGGGCAGCTCGTAGCACCTTATCGGCACGGTTAAGCGTGGCATCCTTCGCTTGACGACTCATCCAACAGCGGGACCCCATTGTAGGGCCTCGCTGTTGTTTTGCCGGACGCTTGCGCGTTCTGCCTACTTCAGATCAAACTTTTACAAAATTTTCTTAACAAACTATCTCGATATACAATAGTTCCCGTATACTGCAACCGAGTTCTCTTTTGAACTTATGTGAGGATAGTTATATGAGAAAAAGCTCCCTTCTTATCGTCTGTGTCCTTGTGGTCGCCCTGGCGATCCCGCTGGCCCCGACTTCGTCCCGTGCCGTACAGGCCCAGGGCGATGACACGCTGACCGTCCTCTGCACGCCCCAGGAAGACTGGTGCGTGGCTATGACCCAGGCCTTCCAGGAAGAAACCGGCATCGAGACGTCCTACGTCCGCATGTCCTCCGGCGAATCGCTGGCGCGCATCCGGGCGACGGCGGACGATCCTGAGTTCTCGGTCTGGTGGGGTGGCCCGGCGGACGCATTCATTGCCGCCTATGGTGAAGGTCTGCTGGAACCGTACGAGCCTGAGCTGGCATCCGTTCTGCCCGAAGTCGCTGTGGGCGAGGATCACTCGTGGCACGGCGTCTACATCGGCGCGCTGGGCTTCTGCTCCAACGTCGAGCTGCTCGACGAGCTGGGCATTGAAGCCCCGACTTCCTGGCAAGACCTGCTCGACCCGGCTCTGAAGGGCAATGTGGCGATGGCGCACCCGGCGACCTCCGGCACGGCATTCACGGCCTTCTGGACCGGGGTGACGCTGCAGGCGGATGAGCTGGAAGCCGCTGAAGAAGGCACCGGCTACGACGAAGAGGGCGCCCCAACCGAGGCCGCGGTCGACGCCGCGTTCGAGTACTTCGGCGAGCTGCACCAGAACATCCTGCAATACACCCGCTCCGGTTCTGCGCCGGGCCAGATGGCCGGTAACAGCGAAATCGCTGTGGCGATCATCTTCTCGCACGACTGCGTGAAACTCCAGCAGGAAGGCTTCCAGGACGTGCTGGTCAACACCTTCCCCGAAGAGGGCACCGGCTACGAAGTGGGCGGCATGGCGCTGATCAAGAACGCGCCCGAACCAGACGCGGCCAAGCAGTGGATCGAGTGGGCGCTTACCCCTGAGGCGCAGGCGGTTGCCCAGACCGTGAACTCCCTCCAGCTTCCGACCAACCCCGAGACGCCCGTGTCGGAACTATCGGTGAATCTGGCCGAAGTAAATCTGGTCGATTACAATTTCGTGGCGGCAGGCGCTGTGCGCAACGATATCGTCGAGCGTTTCGACAGTGACATCGCGCCGCAGCCGACCGAATAGCTACGGCGGCGATAGATTGCTGTTTGCTCTGGCCGCCTCGGCCTGGGGGCAGGAAATGTAAGTTCCGATCATCCACGCGGGCGGGGTGTAACTCCGCCCGCCTGACCGTATACCGCACGCGCTTCGCTGGCGCGGTCTGGACCGCCCGCGAGGCAGCGCAACAGTACGGGAGAATACCGTGGTCAGATTGGCCCGCAGCCGCCATGTGGCTGAATTTCGTCGTATTTTTCAAGATCCTATCCTATTCATCGGCCTGCTGCTGGTGGTAGCGTTCATCGCCCTCGCGATCCTTGCGCCCATCTGGGCGATGGTGAAGGAAAGCTGGACCGCAGACGGACGGGAACTCTTCGATCGCTATCTCGGCTCCCCTGTTTACCGCACGATCATCCGCAACACGTTGCAGATGGGCCTGCTGGTTGCTACGCTGGGGACGGTGCTTGGCTTCGTGATGGCCTACATTCAGGTCAAGGTGGCGGTGCCGTTCAAGCGGCTGTTCCACCTGATCGCACTCGTGCCGGTGATCTCGCCACCCTTCGCTGTGGCGACGGCGGTGCTGCTGCTCTTTGGGCGCAACGGCATGATCTCCAAAGGCATCTTTAACGAGCGCTACGACATTTACGGCCTGGACGGCCTGACGCTGGTGCTGACGCTGTCGTATTTCACGATCGCCTATCTCAACATGCATGGCATGATGATGGCACTCGATCCGGCCCTGGACGAAGCGGCCACCAACCTGGGCGCGAGCAAGTGGCGTATCTTCCGCACTGTCACCGTGCCGATGCTCATTCCCGGCAT
This sequence is a window from Aggregatilinea lenta. Protein-coding genes within it:
- a CDS encoding ferric reductase-like transmembrane domain-containing protein, with translation MERSSTWMDILSILLSMLILALAGVWLWNSNVFDTSLLDSGNLTWYLIRASGTTAFTLLTLSVLWGLAISSGVVKSWSPGPLTMLLHASLSWLALGFALGHGLLLLADSYFSYRLTDILIPFTGPYRPLATGLGIVVFWMLVIITPSFALKKRLMSYRAWKLLHYTSYIAFVLAAAHGLTAGTDGGKLGFQILFGASLLVSAILLRYRIKIRQRPTARRAPGTANSSAGQLVAPYRHG
- a CDS encoding ABC transporter substrate-binding protein yields the protein MRKSSLLIVCVLVVALAIPLAPTSSRAVQAQGDDTLTVLCTPQEDWCVAMTQAFQEETGIETSYVRMSSGESLARIRATADDPEFSVWWGGPADAFIAAYGEGLLEPYEPELASVLPEVAVGEDHSWHGVYIGALGFCSNVELLDELGIEAPTSWQDLLDPALKGNVAMAHPATSGTAFTAFWTGVTLQADELEAAEEGTGYDEEGAPTEAAVDAAFEYFGELHQNILQYTRSGSAPGQMAGNSEIAVAIIFSHDCVKLQQEGFQDVLVNTFPEEGTGYEVGGMALIKNAPEPDAAKQWIEWALTPEAQAVAQTVNSLQLPTNPETPVSELSVNLAEVNLVDYNFVAAGAVRNDIVERFDSDIAPQPTE
- a CDS encoding SH3 domain-containing protein, encoding MKRTALLFATMFGMVLAAGPAFAQGGQDYITLTDSTPSIDVVVAQTPGTTGVVGLEMVEAAVLMLDVNGLPVFQGADGRVHQLELRLAPTADTYTLSAERLSGASQSYVRVMSQPALTEPDLTFAVSQSQEPLTLYQSTDLTLNANTPSQVIDVTIADGTTGTVEVSFPGAAVGVDVSDSNGQTVASLGAGAIDGMSLVLDGGTYRLTLVSAQIEQQTSANVSVMSALPSTLDSLALAVDTQPVAQPDSQVATDTTAAVADTNTVCVFSVEATAVNLRSGPGEGYSVLGVGVNSEQFQVGGANADGTWVLVGAADGSATWVARSTGTLQGDCQGLAVYDIPSLNAPDSQVTVSQPGPFRFDEDEHEGFEGHEDHGFEHDD
- a CDS encoding FAD:protein FMN transferase; protein product: MSAQQYVLSFRAMGSQFNVWVETTADGPAVVRQAPAWVEEIEARLSRFRPQSELNHLNAHSGQWVTVSEVLYHAVEKALYAAALTGGLYNPLILPALAAAGYTRSFDEIRAGALPEERGSDAPVIVPDWRSVDLAPKRRSVRLPAGAQIDLGGTAKGWTAEVIAERLAVHGPCLVDAGGDLVARGKPQDRPGWVVAVAEPGTADDTPPILSVAVVDQAVATTGIDYRRWRQGGKLQHHIIDPRTGQPARTDVESVTVICSTAAAAEAYAKAILLLGSDAGLEWINQQPQHAALVVRTHGAVIATQDFMTHTVALA